A region of Moorena producens PAL-8-15-08-1 DNA encodes the following proteins:
- the purS gene encoding phosphoribosylformylglycinamidine synthase subunit PurS: MINKYQASIYVTLRNSVLDPAGVAVESGLKQLGYESIEQVRIGKYIELSLSAANEDTAREQLNQICDQLLANPVIENYRFELVEISAKLGVEA; this comes from the coding sequence GTGATTAACAAATATCAGGCTTCTATTTATGTTACACTTAGAAACTCTGTATTGGATCCAGCCGGTGTAGCTGTTGAGTCAGGACTGAAGCAGCTAGGCTATGAGAGTATAGAACAGGTGCGTATTGGTAAATATATCGAACTTAGCCTGAGTGCTGCTAATGAAGATACGGCGCGAGAGCAATTGAATCAGATTTGTGACCAGCTCTTAGCCAACCCAGTTATTGAAAATTATCGCTTTGAATTGGTTGAGATTTCAGCAAAACTAGGAGTGGAAGCATGA
- the arsC gene encoding arsenate reductase, glutathione/glutaredoxin type yields MKQIMFVCKRNSCRSQMAEGFARTLGEGKISVTSSGLEASRVHPTAIQVMDEINIDITDQTSNPLDDFKAEDYDAVISLCGCGVNLPEAWVLRDVFEDWQLDDPDGQPLETFRRVRDEIKERVAKLVETLS; encoded by the coding sequence ATGAAACAAATCATGTTTGTTTGTAAAAGAAATTCCTGCCGTTCTCAAATGGCAGAGGGGTTTGCTAGAACCTTAGGAGAAGGAAAGATTTCTGTTACTAGTTCTGGACTAGAAGCAAGCCGAGTTCATCCTACAGCAATTCAAGTCATGGATGAAATTAATATAGATATTACTGACCAGACCTCTAATCCTTTAGACGATTTCAAGGCTGAAGACTATGATGCTGTAATTTCCTTGTGTGGCTGTGGTGTTAATTTACCAGAAGCCTGGGTATTACGAGATGTGTTTGAAGATTGGCAGCTCGATGATCCTGATGGGCAACCACTAGAGACCTTTCGACGTGTCCGAGATGAAATTAAAGAACGAGTAGCTAAGTTAGTGGAAACCTTGAGCTAA
- a CDS encoding DUF2555 domain-containing protein, with product MATTTISQRDLSALSAEDVAKLAARLELDDYSGAFEGLKDWHLLRALAFQRPELAQPYLYLLDMEAYDEA from the coding sequence ATGGCAACTACGACCATTTCCCAACGTGACCTTTCAGCTCTCAGTGCAGAGGACGTTGCCAAGTTGGCTGCACGTCTAGAGCTGGATGATTACTCTGGCGCATTTGAAGGACTCAAAGATTGGCATCTACTGCGGGCACTGGCGTTTCAGCGTCCAGAGTTAGCACAACCCTATCTCTACTTACTGGACATGGAAGCTTACGACGAGGCGTGA
- the coaBC gene encoding bifunctional phosphopantothenoylcysteine decarboxylase/phosphopantothenate--cysteine ligase CoaBC: MNKGRKVLIGVCGGIAAYKVCEVVSTLFKAVAEVRVILTQGAEKFITPLTLSTLSRHPAYTDNVFWQAKHERPVHIELGEWAEVLVIAPLTANTLGKLAYGLADNLLTNTVLASSCPILLAPAMNTDMWKQQSVQRNWQQLLSDPRYHSVGPTAGRLACDRIGAGRMAEPEEIIASIQSLLYTGGKRDLTGKQVLISTGGTREYIDPVRFIGNPSTGKMGLALAQAARNRGAVVTLVHGPATWEAPMGIRTIPVVSATEMHRAMLANFPNADLIVMAAAVADVTPGIYQEMKIPKHGLPAALPLKPVPDILAELGRLKQPHQYLVGFAAQTGDIIKPALQKLNKKRLDAIVANPVDKPNAGFGSDTNQAILIDNTGRHQQINRCTKLDLAHRLFDFIQNPPEGNSNVKYQIITR, encoded by the coding sequence GTGAATAAGGGTAGAAAAGTTTTAATTGGTGTATGTGGGGGCATCGCTGCTTATAAAGTTTGTGAGGTGGTTTCTACCCTATTTAAGGCGGTTGCTGAAGTAAGGGTAATTCTAACCCAGGGAGCTGAAAAATTTATCACTCCTTTGACTCTAAGTACCCTCTCTCGCCATCCAGCTTATACAGACAACGTATTCTGGCAAGCAAAGCACGAACGCCCGGTGCATATTGAATTAGGGGAATGGGCAGAAGTATTGGTGATTGCTCCTCTGACGGCTAATACCCTAGGTAAGTTGGCTTATGGTTTAGCAGATAACTTACTAACCAATACGGTTCTAGCCTCTAGTTGCCCTATTTTGTTGGCACCAGCTATGAATACAGATATGTGGAAGCAGCAGTCAGTGCAACGAAATTGGCAACAGCTGTTAAGTGACCCCAGGTATCATAGTGTTGGTCCAACAGCAGGACGGTTAGCATGCGATCGCATTGGTGCAGGACGGATGGCAGAACCAGAGGAGATCATCGCCTCTATCCAATCCCTGCTCTACACTGGTGGCAAACGAGACTTAACCGGTAAACAAGTCTTAATCAGTACTGGTGGCACTCGGGAATATATAGATCCAGTACGCTTTATTGGGAATCCCTCCACAGGCAAGATGGGACTAGCCCTAGCCCAAGCTGCCAGAAATCGGGGAGCAGTTGTTACCCTAGTTCATGGACCTGCTACTTGGGAAGCACCGATGGGCATCCGGACAATTCCAGTAGTCAGTGCTACTGAGATGCATCGGGCGATGCTAGCCAATTTTCCCAATGCTGATTTGATTGTGATGGCAGCAGCGGTAGCCGATGTAACCCCCGGAATCTACCAGGAGATGAAGATACCGAAGCATGGACTTCCTGCTGCTCTACCTTTAAAACCAGTGCCAGATATCCTAGCTGAATTGGGACGACTGAAACAGCCCCATCAGTACTTAGTTGGATTTGCAGCACAGACTGGAGATATTATCAAGCCTGCGTTACAAAAATTAAACAAGAAGCGATTGGATGCAATTGTAGCTAACCCAGTTGACAAACCAAATGCTGGTTTTGGCAGTGATACCAACCAGGCAATTTTGATTGATAACACAGGACGCCATCAACAGATTAATCGCTGCACTAAATTAGACTTAGCTCACCGTTTATTTGATTTTATCCAAAATCCTCCGGAAGGTAATAGTAATGTAAAGTATCAAATAATTACTAGATAA
- a CDS encoding MSMEG_0570 family nitrogen starvation response protein, with amino-acid sequence MPETNFQIQWPDGDQELCYSPSLVVKKYFNADQDYSLSEFVALSRTALQDGSDRVKAQFGFPCSKALGQLKIIEDKAKKYSNLSDPKVRLLKFIDVQPTE; translated from the coding sequence ATGCCTGAAACTAACTTTCAAATTCAATGGCCTGATGGTGATCAAGAACTTTGCTATTCTCCTTCTCTAGTGGTCAAGAAATATTTCAATGCTGACCAAGACTATTCCCTTTCGGAATTTGTGGCACTGTCTCGGACTGCGCTTCAGGATGGTAGTGATCGCGTCAAAGCTCAATTTGGTTTCCCTTGTAGCAAAGCACTAGGACAACTGAAGATAATAGAAGACAAAGCGAAGAAGTATAGTAATCTATCTGATCCAAAAGTGCGATTGCTAAAATTTATCGATGTCCAACCCACAGAATAA
- a CDS encoding MIP/aquaporin family protein → MRIRKLIPKQTLWPLISHCWREAVTEGMATFILVFVGTGAVMVNHITSGALTHLGVSFVFGAVVAALIYATGHISDAHINPAVTLAFWASGFFPARKVLPYILAQCIGAIAASTLLLLTLGYVADLGATLPLQGNWFQSLVLEVVLTFILMFVILGSGLDRRAPIGFAGLAIGLTVALEAACFGPITGASMNPARSLGPALVAGIWQHQWIYWVAPIVGAQLAVIAYRQLSHGFRDIQ, encoded by the coding sequence ATGAGAATCCGCAAACTGATACCCAAACAAACTCTCTGGCCCTTAATATCCCATTGCTGGCGAGAGGCAGTAACTGAAGGCATGGCTACATTTATCTTAGTTTTTGTTGGCACTGGTGCTGTCATGGTTAATCACATCACTAGTGGAGCCTTAACTCATCTGGGCGTCAGTTTTGTGTTTGGAGCAGTGGTCGCTGCTTTAATCTATGCCACAGGACATATTAGCGATGCCCATATTAACCCAGCTGTGACTCTTGCTTTCTGGGCTAGTGGTTTTTTTCCCGCTCGCAAGGTGTTACCTTATATCCTGGCTCAATGCATTGGTGCGATCGCTGCTTCAACATTACTGTTGTTGACACTTGGTTATGTTGCTGATCTTGGCGCAACTCTGCCTCTACAAGGGAACTGGTTTCAATCCTTAGTGCTGGAAGTAGTACTCACCTTTATCTTAATGTTTGTGATCTTAGGCTCTGGTCTTGACCGCCGTGCTCCCATTGGCTTTGCTGGTTTGGCTATTGGCTTAACCGTAGCATTAGAAGCAGCTTGCTTCGGACCAATTACCGGTGCCAGCATGAATCCAGCCCGTTCATTAGGGCCAGCCCTAGTAGCTGGGATTTGGCAACATCAATGGATTTATTGGGTTGCCCCAATTGTAGGAGCGCAATTAGCCGTGATTGCTTATCGGCAACTTTCCCATGGATTTCGGGATATTCAGTAA
- a CDS encoding ArsI/CadI family heavy metal resistance metalloenzyme: MATLKTHVSLNVTDLHKSVTFYQAMFGVSPVKYKADYAKFDLVNPPLNLTLELNPNMHSGGTLSHLGVQVETTEDVQAQIKRFQAAGLEVLEEKNTHCCYAIQDKVWVSDPDGNRWEVFVVNVEDTAPEMNLKITDNSQQESNTVKSSCCG, encoded by the coding sequence ATGGCTACTCTCAAAACTCATGTCTCCCTAAATGTCACTGACCTTCACAAATCTGTCACGTTTTACCAGGCAATGTTTGGTGTGTCTCCAGTTAAATACAAAGCTGACTACGCCAAATTTGATTTGGTAAATCCGCCCCTCAATCTCACCCTAGAACTAAACCCCAACATGCACTCTGGTGGAACATTATCTCATCTAGGTGTACAGGTTGAAACGACAGAAGACGTACAAGCTCAGATCAAGCGTTTTCAAGCTGCAGGACTAGAGGTGTTAGAGGAAAAGAACACTCACTGTTGCTATGCCATCCAGGATAAGGTGTGGGTAAGTGACCCAGATGGTAACCGCTGGGAAGTATTTGTGGTGAACGTCGAAGATACCGCACCCGAAATGAATCTGAAGATTACCGACAATTCTCAGCAGGAATCCAATACTGTTAAATCCTCCTGCTGTGGATAA
- the purQ gene encoding phosphoribosylformylglycinamidine synthase subunit PurQ has product MKFGVVVFPGSNCDRDLAYVTTSLLQCPTRMVWHQETDISDLDVVVLPGGFSYGDYLRCGAIAQFSPVMPMVVDHAKQGKFVLGICNGFQMLTEMGLLPGALVRNRDLHFICDRVPVKVERTDLYWTTAYHPGEIITLPIAHGEGRYYADADTLKALEDNGQVLFRYATVSGEIETTGNPNGSLNNIAGICDTTGKILGMMPHPERAADPMLGNIDGMRLFQSLLKTFEHC; this is encoded by the coding sequence ATGAAATTTGGGGTGGTGGTCTTTCCTGGGTCAAACTGCGATCGCGATTTGGCCTATGTTACAACTAGCTTACTCCAATGTCCAACCCGGATGGTTTGGCATCAGGAAACCGATATTTCTGACTTAGATGTGGTGGTACTCCCTGGGGGCTTTAGCTATGGGGATTACCTGCGCTGTGGCGCAATTGCTCAGTTTTCTCCGGTGATGCCAATGGTGGTAGACCATGCTAAACAGGGTAAGTTTGTCCTGGGCATTTGTAATGGTTTCCAGATGCTGACGGAAATGGGGCTTTTACCAGGGGCATTAGTCAGAAATCGGGACTTACATTTTATTTGCGATCGCGTTCCAGTTAAAGTAGAGCGCACTGATTTATATTGGACTACAGCTTATCACCCAGGAGAAATTATAACTCTACCTATTGCCCATGGTGAAGGGCGCTACTACGCTGATGCTGACACTCTTAAAGCTCTCGAAGATAATGGTCAAGTATTGTTTCGTTACGCTACTGTTTCAGGAGAGATAGAGACAACAGGTAATCCCAATGGTTCCCTAAATAACATTGCCGGAATTTGTGATACCACTGGCAAAATTTTGGGTATGATGCCCCATCCAGAACGAGCAGCTGATCCGATGTTAGGCAATATCGATGGGATGAGATTGTTTCAGAGTTTGTTGAAGACTTTTGAGCATTGCTAG
- the ctpC gene encoding carboxyl-terminal processing protease CtpC, producing MVITKRGLVLGATAVVLTTVAVTGAGLHLSQSQAFFRESPKELVDEVWQIINRRYVDATFNQVDWEEVRQDYLNRSYSSKEQAYKAIREMLEPLDDPYTRFMDPEEFKNMQIDTSGELTGVGIQIALDEETKKLMVISPIEDTPAFKAGILAKDIIIKIDGKSTEGMDVNDAVQLIRGKPGTSVTLTIQRGQKVVDYPITRARIEIHPVKYSYRETSDGYGIGYIRLSQFSANAAKEMGEAIRKLEEQKVSGYVLDLRSNPGGLLYASIEIARMWFDSGTIVSTVNRIGKSEYQKAINRSLTDKPLVVLVDGGSASASEILSGALQDNQRAILVGTQTFGKGLVQSVRGLGDGSGLAVTIAKYLTPSGRDINKSGIEPDIVFELSDEQRKDLQKNRDKVGTLDDAQYAKAFDILVQEIAAKQDSRAERKAR from the coding sequence ATGGTAATTACAAAACGTGGCCTGGTTCTTGGTGCGACAGCAGTAGTCCTAACAACTGTAGCAGTTACAGGAGCTGGTCTTCATCTATCTCAAAGTCAGGCTTTCTTTCGCGAGAGTCCTAAGGAGCTAGTTGATGAAGTTTGGCAAATTATTAACCGCAGGTATGTAGATGCTACCTTCAACCAGGTTGATTGGGAAGAAGTTCGCCAAGATTATCTGAATCGGTCTTACAGTAGCAAGGAACAAGCCTACAAGGCAATCCGGGAAATGCTAGAGCCCTTGGACGATCCTTACACCCGGTTTATGGATCCCGAAGAGTTCAAGAATATGCAGATTGATACATCTGGGGAATTAACTGGTGTAGGTATTCAGATTGCCCTGGATGAAGAAACAAAAAAGTTGATGGTGATTTCCCCCATTGAGGATACCCCAGCTTTTAAAGCGGGAATTCTGGCGAAGGATATCATTATCAAAATTGATGGCAAGAGTACCGAAGGTATGGATGTCAACGATGCAGTACAACTGATCCGAGGCAAGCCAGGGACTTCCGTGACTTTAACCATTCAGCGAGGCCAAAAGGTAGTAGACTATCCCATCACACGAGCTAGGATTGAAATCCACCCTGTCAAGTATAGCTATCGCGAAACTTCAGATGGTTATGGCATTGGCTACATTCGCCTTTCTCAATTTAGTGCTAACGCGGCAAAGGAGATGGGGGAAGCAATCCGAAAGTTAGAAGAACAGAAGGTTAGTGGCTATGTTTTAGATCTCCGCTCTAACCCTGGGGGGCTACTTTATGCCAGCATTGAAATTGCTCGGATGTGGTTTGATTCCGGTACGATTGTGTCAACAGTTAACCGAATCGGCAAATCCGAATACCAGAAAGCAATTAATCGCTCTCTGACTGATAAACCATTAGTAGTACTGGTCGATGGTGGTTCAGCCAGTGCTAGCGAAATTCTTTCGGGTGCTTTACAAGACAATCAACGTGCCATCTTGGTAGGAACTCAGACTTTTGGTAAGGGCTTAGTCCAATCCGTCCGAGGGCTTGGAGATGGCTCAGGTCTGGCAGTAACCATTGCTAAGTATCTTACCCCTAGTGGTCGCGATATTAATAAGTCCGGAATTGAACCAGATATTGTGTTTGAGCTTTCCGATGAACAGCGTAAGGACTTGCAGAAAAATCGTGACAAAGTTGGCACCTTGGATGATGCTCAGTATGCTAAAGCGTTTGATATTTTGGTTCAGGAAATTGCTGCCAAACAAGACTCAAGGGCAGAAAGGAAAGCTCGTTAA
- a CDS encoding ArsR/SmtB family transcription factor, which produces MQATSAPDSTTILAGFHALSDPLRLAVIELLRSQELCVCDLCDRLNVQQSKLSFHLKTLKQAGLIRPRQQGRWMYYSLNLPQFVVLEQYLAEFRRTGVMVPTRSCCSD; this is translated from the coding sequence ATGCAAGCCACTTCTGCTCCAGACTCCACTACTATCCTCGCTGGCTTCCATGCTCTTTCCGATCCCCTGCGCCTGGCAGTGATTGAGCTACTGCGATCGCAAGAGTTGTGTGTGTGTGATTTATGCGATCGCTTAAATGTCCAGCAATCAAAACTATCATTTCACCTGAAAACCCTTAAACAAGCTGGTCTGATTCGCCCCCGCCAACAGGGAAGGTGGATGTACTACAGCTTGAATTTGCCCCAGTTTGTGGTTTTAGAGCAATATTTGGCAGAATTTCGTCGCACAGGTGTGATGGTACCTACCCGTAGTTGTTGCTCAGACTAG